From Vanrija pseudolonga chromosome 1, complete sequence, a single genomic window includes:
- the nirA_0 gene encoding Nitrogen assimilation transcription factor nirA, whose translation MRCMSSSPDEMRGHSSLEHDRPLELQSMPTKTTAMHLPCADQEAPGYRMRAPSSESPGTSPKHEFRPSSFPQASDHSPTDGVAAPGHNQAEAGSGPDVSGTGYSTRATSPGGLRVPHPPRQPLFGLPTSLVERLLSVYFTHIHNVWPLIYKPLFNPHTTSAPLLLAMLAIASCVATREKNAGNDEWTQEKLFNRAESSLHHCRMDNRIDIVQALILLSLRQTGCGDKRMAFSYAGRACCMALNLGLNLAPAHPESPADSELRSRVYWNCYVLDKTLAEETGRSFILPYRRSSTPLPSMTESDEFEMWPPLPTSLSPMPRSVRHIVPRRGYVMSCFVWTCRLGLIVEDILDMEQAGPPADTDGWERAFTEPLPGVNRDPAVVAEHINAKLEAWRAALPSTLEVDLSPNVSPLPHHVVGLSWYYTAQILLHSRFIKQRPSQFVQDTEEGDQSLRAHGICTKGSEACVNLLAHLDRHQLLAQVSADIIHILSLATLFEAFDASDSNDELAHRAKVNFAQCCIWLRNVSSNWPAASTHKVYFEGLIQGGLKLSSPDDDDASPAAKKRRGTMGAIASPSSLVESPSIPEGLRQVGRALSTTAGSTLPAISLPPLGVSSLFQLPQFYWNHLTNAVPGQGGITQPARFDQALDLVLGSPEASGAMDLAEWSPLNYSSTATLPSGQTPQSGPPTSASNPSYTQMQPPQQQQQQQQQIQTQQQQQQQQVNPQHLQQQQQQQQQQPTMPWDMDHSSFMNSGTLDPLDPSAIYSTLMSYMVEAARSR comes from the exons ATGCGATGTATGTCCTCA TCGCCGGATGAAATGCGAGGACATTCAAGTCTCGAGCACGACAGGCCTCTCGAGCTGCAGAGTATGCCGACAAAAACGACAGCAATGCACCTTCCATGCGCCGATCAAGAAGCG CCGGGGTATCGGATGCGCGCGCCATCCTCCGAGTCGCCGGGCACGTCGCCAAAGCACGAGTTCCGCCCCTCGTCGTTCCCGCAAGCAAGCGACCACAGCCCcaccgacggcgtcgccgcgcccggcCACAACCAAGCAGAGGCAGGCTCGGGCCCAGACGTCTCGGGGACGGGCTACTCTACCCGCGCAACCTCGCCCGGTGGCTTGCGCGTGCCCCATCCACCCCGCCAGCCGCTGTTCGGCCTCCCGACGTCGTTggtcgagcgcctgctcTCAGTGTACTTTACCCACATCCAT AATGTGTGGCCGCTCATCTACAAGCCCCTGTTCAATCCCCacacgacgtcggcgcccctcctcctcgccatgctcgccaTTGCGTCGTGCGTGGCTACGCGGGAGAAGAATGCCGGCAACGACGAGTGGACGCAGGAGAAGCTCTTCAACCGCGCAGAGTCGTCCCTTCACCACTGCCGGATGGACAACCGCATCGACATTGTGCAGGCGCTGATCCTGCTGTCCCTACGTCAGACTGGCTGCGGCGACAAGCGCATGGCGTTTAGCTACGCCGGCCGCGCGTGCTGCATGGCGCTCAACCTTGGGTTGAacctcgccccagcccaTCCGGAGTCTCCT gccgactcggagctCCGCTCTCGCGTCTACTGGAACTGCTATGTTCTCGACAAGACGCTAGCCGAGGAGACTGGCAGGTCGTTCATCCTGCCCTACCGCCGGTCATCGACGCCTCTGCCGTCCATgaccgagtcggacgagttTGAGATGTGGCCCCCGCTCCCGACCTCGCTGTCCCCGATGCCGCGGTCCGTCCGGCACATCGTCCCCCGCAGAGGGTACGTCATGTCCTGCTTCGTCTGGACATGCCGGCTGGGCCTGATTGTGGAGGATATTCTGGACATGGAGCAGGCTGGCCCGCCGGCAGATACAGACGGCTGGGAGCGTGCGTTCACGGAGCCGCTGCCGGGTGTCAACCGCGAccctgccgtcgtcgccgagcacatCAACGCCAAGTTGGAAGCCTGGCGAGCTGCACTCCCATCCACCCTCGAAGTCGACCTCAGCCCCAATGTGTCGCCCCTCCCTCACCACGTCGTCGGTCTATCGTGGTACTACACTGCCCAGATCCTCTTGCATTCACGCTTCATCAAGCAGCGCCCAAGCCAGTTTGTTCAAGACACTGAAGAGGGCGACCAGAGCCTCCGCGCACATGGCATATGCACTAAAGGAAGCGAGGCTTGcgtcaacctcctcgcccatctcgacAGGCACCAGCTGCTCGCCCAAGTGTCGGCTGACATCATCCACATCCTGTCCCTCGCGACACTATTCGAAGCGTTCGACGCTTCAGACAGcaacgacgagcttgcgcacCGTGCCAAGGTCAACTTTGCCCAGTGCTGCATTTGGCTGCGCAACGTCTCCAGCAACTGGCCCGCGGCGTCAACACACAAGGTTTACTTTGAGGGGTTGATCCAGGGAGGTCTCAAGCTGTcgtcgcccgacgacgacgacgcctcgccagcggccAAGAAGCGTCGCGGGACCATGGGTGCGATCGCGTCTCCATCGTCCCTCGTCGAGTCGCCGTCCATCCCCGAGGGACTCCGTCAGGTCGGTCGCgcgttgtcgacgacggcaggcAGCACGCTACCGGCCATCAGCCTGCCACCGCTTGGCGTGTCATCACTCTTCCAGCTCCCCCAGTTCTACTGGAACCACTTGACCAACGCCGTTCCCGGGCAGGGCGGCATAACTCAGCCTGCGAGGTTCGACCAGGCACTCGACCTCGTGCTAGGCAGTCCAGAGGCAAGCGGTGCCATGGACCTTGCAGAGTGGTCGCCCCTCAACTACAGCAGCACGGCTACATTGCCTTCGGGCCAGACTCCGCAAAGTgggccgccgacgagtgcATCAAACCCATCATACACGCAGATGCAACCGccacagcaacaacagcaacagcagcagcagataCAAAcccagcaacaacagcaacagcagcaggtCAACCCACAACATCtccagcaacaacagcagcagcaacagcagcaacccACCATGCCATGGGACATGGACCACTCATCGTTTATGAATTCTGGGACGCTCGACCCCCTGGATCCATCAGCCATCTATTCGACGCTGATGAGTTACATGGTCGAGGCAGCAAGGAGCCGatag
- the SPAPB24D3.02c gene encoding putative amino-acid permease: protein MTNAADDARLHNVHPEMGDNDHYLTRDDVALEGLGYKPELKRSFSKLETFGVAFSIMGVVPSIGSTIMYCLPYGGPVGMIWGWVLSAFLISFIGFAMGDLASSMPTSGGLYYWTHRLSPPEYRNFLSWFAGYNSFLGNTAATSSLAWACAGMFYAAASIANEDFSPSVGAKFGLYCGILIFCGLFCSYGTTAFARMQTPATVLNLALALVTIIGLPIARRHELGSAKWTFGGWGNLSNWPNGFAFFLSMLAPVWTICSFDCAVSISEEASNAAIAVPGAITGSIGLAGVLGTVIMIILAATMGEDLEAINNSAIGQPLAFIYLQAFGKTGTLVLWSFMIIAQMSMTASLLLPASRQAFAFARDGALPFSGFLYKVDRWSGTPVRTVWLVVGAAIPLGALGFADPVNESAINAIFALAILGPYVAYFLPIFSRLLWGQDNFKPGPWYLGKWSRPVAWVACGWMVFAAVLFCFPADRGPDAGSMNYAIVVAGAVWVFATGYYYFPKYGGKTFFTGPRTEDLSADIMAHAQEDAHLPPGLSTTASASHGYIADPNKRHPHSVTTQAVDDDSDSESVPKIV, encoded by the exons ATgaccaacgccgccgacgacgcgaggcTGCACAATGTGCACCCCGAGATGGGGGACAATGACCACTACCtcacgcgcgacgacgtcgcgctcgaggggcTCGGATACAAGCCTGAGCTGAAGCGTTCCTTCTCCAAGCTCGAGACGTTTGGCGTCGCCTTCTCCATCAT GGGCGTCGTCCCGTCCATCGGCTCGACCATCATGTACTGCCTT CCGTACGGAGGCCCAGTAGGCATGATCTGGGGCTGGGTGCTCTCTGCCTTTTTGATCTCGTTCATCGGCTTCGCGATGGGCGACCTCGCGtcctcgatgccgacgtcCGGAGGTCTCTACTACTGGACCCACCGTCTCAGCCCGCCAGAGTACCGCAACTTCCTGTCCTGGTTCGCGGGGTACAACTCGTTCCTCGGCAACACGGCAGCCACGTCGAGTCTTGCATGGGCGTGCGCGGGCATGTTctacgccgcggcgagcaTCGCCAACGAGGACTTTTCCCCGTCCGTCGGCGCAAAGTTCGGCCTGTACTGCGGCATCCTGATCTTCTGCGGCCTGTTCTGCTCGTACGGCACGACGGCGTTCGCGCGCATGCAGACGCCCGCGACggtcctcaacctcgccctcgcgctcgtcaccaTCATCGGCCTGCCCATCGCCCGCAggcacgagctcggcagcgcaAAGTGGACGTTTGGCGGCTGGGGCAACCTGTCCAACTGGCCGAACGGGTTCGCCTTCTTCCTGTCCATGCTCGCGCCGGTGTGGACTATCTGCTCGTTTGACTGCGCCGTCTCCATCTCGGAGGAGGCGTCcaacgccgccatcgccgtgcCAGGCGCCATCACCGGCTCGatcggcctcgccggcgtgctcggcacAGTCATCATGatcatcctcgccgccaccatgGGCGAGGACCTCGAAGCCATCAACAACAGCGCCATCGGCCAGCCCCTCGCCTTCATCTACCTCCAGGCCTTTGGCAAGACGGGCACGCTCGTCCTCTGGTCGTTCATGATCATCGCGCAGATGAGCATGACGGCGTCGCTTTTGCTtcccgcctcgcgccaggCGTTCGCGTTCGCGCGTGACGGCGCCCTGCCGTTCTCCGGGTTCCTGTACAAGGTCGACAGGTGGTCCGGCACGCCAGTGCGTACCGTCtggcttgtcgtcggcgctgccatcccgctcggcgcgctcggcttcgCGGACCCAGTCAACGAGTCGGCCATCAACGCCAtcttcgcgctcgccatTCTCGGCCCGTACGTCGCCTACTTCCTCCCCATCTTCTCCCGCCTCCTGTGGGGCCAGGACAACTTCAAGCCGGGACCATGGTACCTTGGCAAGTGGTCGCGCCCTGTCGCGTGGGTCGCTTGCGGCTGGATGGTGTTTGCCGCTGTGCTCTTCTGCTTCCCCGCCGACCGCGGAcccgacgccggcagcaTGAACTATGcgatcgtcgtcgcgggcgcCGTGTGGGTGTTCGCGACGGGATACTACTACTTCCCCAAGTATGGCGGCAAGACCTTCTTCACCGGCCCGCGCACCGAGGACCTCTCGGCCGACATCATGGCCCACGCGCAGGAGGAcgcccacctcccccccGGCCTCAGCACGACCGCTTCCGCGTCGCATGGATACATTGCCGACCCCAACAAGCGCCACCCGCACAGCGTCACGAcgcaggcggtcgacgacgactcggactcggagtCGGTCCCAAAAATTGTATAA